In one window of Comamonas testosteroni DNA:
- a CDS encoding phage tail tape measure protein: MAENSQDRKASFIVSAEDDTKSTFQEIKANAAEMAGSVEQSGERAARGVKGIGDGAEIAAQKLTREEGRITSALIRATEQARIAAQAGTSMAKAFELKADMRGMDMSRITPLAAELRKAEQALVDYKAQQAQAASQTAFIDSLRSQAETIGKTRLELLELKAAQLGLTAQATPYIAQLRNAENAQGRLGKTAGELQWALRGVPAQLSDIAVSIQGGMPLMTVFMQQGFQLRDMFGSFGAAARGVGSAVIGMVNPLTVAGAGVLALTAAYYYGSKERDAFLRSLVMTGDAAGVSTDGLVIMSRQISDSVGTQAKATEALVAFVDAGVKGQSELRKYTQTAIEWERATGEGVDKTAAKFASLQEDPLAAVQKLNEGTNFLTAAVYEQIKSLQDQGDETAAAEVAMDALDTAMRDRSKRIVESLGWIEKAWRGIKDAAAGAADTMASAGRPPTKEDELQRVRTQISNKEIGLKGNENTSWGRMVRQEIEGHRQQEWALLNAINDEVLGGVQQQADRLALAARVASDKAHEKYKSKPEKKEDEQAARKRVYEDLIEKNGYRYTPEQLAKEKATFEADMAAISKKYEDKGPKGSSKPARDDLSIDVNAFKRQLDGMTSIYAGSQKILEAQRAAGLIDEREYFEARRGFINLEADAQDMLLNKELERYKQEKVTKDNRLQVEKGIADTQAKLDKSRLDRAVALELLGKQETTAITAQDAALAVAERSAAAYLMTLQRGFDRSVDAVGWGSERRNVEGGRQQIEDRYGQQRMDLDNQRADAEFKAGGELNAEQVKYYEGRQAIIDKYEALALDSYGSGVRRRLEAEGNWLNGVSRAFQDYSSSAANVAQQSADMFGNAFKGMEDALTSFVMTGKADFKSLANSIIADIVRTQVRAQASGLFGSLVNGITGLFGGSPSSAGASATSILNSGIGFGSLAGGRATGGGVLPRSIYEVNERDVPEVASFGGKQYLMTADQPGSVTPLAQATTAMPARALAAQASGGASAVQVQVYVDANSGSGQVQASASGSGNESMAQLGKLLGNAVKEQLTREMRPGGLLWSQRNGRA; the protein is encoded by the coding sequence ATGGCAGAAAACAGTCAGGACCGGAAAGCTAGTTTTATCGTTTCTGCTGAGGACGATACAAAAAGCACCTTTCAGGAAATCAAGGCTAATGCTGCCGAGATGGCGGGCTCGGTTGAGCAGTCTGGGGAGCGTGCAGCCCGTGGCGTCAAGGGCATTGGTGATGGGGCTGAAATTGCGGCGCAAAAGCTGACCCGTGAAGAAGGGCGCATTACCTCTGCGCTGATTCGTGCGACTGAGCAGGCACGCATAGCTGCCCAGGCGGGCACCAGCATGGCCAAGGCTTTCGAGCTCAAGGCTGATATGCGTGGCATGGATATGTCGCGCATTACTCCGCTGGCTGCTGAGTTGCGAAAGGCAGAGCAGGCCCTTGTCGACTACAAGGCCCAGCAGGCCCAGGCAGCTAGCCAAACGGCATTTATCGACTCTCTGCGCTCTCAGGCGGAAACGATCGGCAAAACCCGGCTGGAATTGCTTGAGCTCAAGGCCGCTCAACTTGGCCTCACAGCGCAGGCGACCCCTTACATCGCCCAGCTACGCAACGCCGAAAATGCTCAAGGGCGCTTGGGTAAGACGGCCGGGGAGCTGCAATGGGCTTTGCGCGGCGTGCCCGCCCAGCTCAGTGATATTGCGGTCAGCATCCAGGGCGGCATGCCGCTCATGACGGTGTTCATGCAGCAGGGCTTTCAGCTTCGGGACATGTTCGGTTCCTTTGGCGCGGCTGCTCGTGGTGTTGGTTCGGCCGTCATAGGGATGGTCAATCCACTGACAGTGGCGGGAGCTGGTGTTCTGGCGCTGACGGCAGCGTATTACTACGGCTCCAAGGAGCGAGACGCCTTCCTGCGCTCGCTGGTGATGACGGGCGATGCAGCCGGAGTGTCCACAGACGGCCTGGTCATCATGTCGCGGCAGATCTCCGATTCTGTCGGTACCCAGGCCAAGGCGACCGAGGCACTGGTGGCTTTTGTGGACGCCGGCGTCAAAGGTCAGTCTGAGTTGCGCAAGTACACGCAGACCGCCATTGAGTGGGAGCGCGCCACGGGCGAAGGTGTGGACAAGACTGCTGCCAAGTTCGCCAGCCTGCAGGAGGATCCGCTGGCTGCCGTGCAGAAGCTCAATGAGGGCACGAACTTTCTGACTGCAGCGGTCTATGAGCAGATCAAGTCGCTGCAGGACCAAGGGGACGAGACAGCGGCCGCAGAGGTGGCCATGGATGCCCTGGACACGGCTATGCGCGATCGCTCCAAGCGCATTGTGGAGAGCTTGGGCTGGATCGAAAAGGCATGGCGTGGCATCAAGGATGCAGCTGCTGGCGCTGCGGACACGATGGCCAGCGCGGGTCGTCCACCCACAAAGGAGGATGAACTGCAGCGGGTTCGCACGCAGATTTCAAACAAGGAAATTGGGCTAAAGGGTAACGAGAACACCTCTTGGGGCCGAATGGTGCGTCAAGAGATTGAGGGCCATCGACAGCAGGAATGGGCGCTACTCAATGCGATCAATGATGAGGTTCTTGGTGGTGTTCAGCAGCAGGCCGACCGCCTGGCACTGGCTGCGCGTGTTGCATCTGATAAGGCCCATGAGAAATACAAGTCCAAGCCCGAGAAAAAGGAAGATGAGCAGGCCGCCCGAAAGCGTGTTTATGAAGATCTGATCGAAAAAAACGGCTACAGGTACACGCCGGAGCAGTTGGCCAAGGAGAAGGCCACCTTCGAGGCCGACATGGCGGCCATCAGTAAGAAGTACGAGGACAAGGGGCCCAAGGGCTCCTCCAAGCCTGCGCGCGATGATCTGTCCATCGATGTGAATGCTTTCAAGCGGCAACTGGACGGCATGACCAGCATCTATGCCGGCTCGCAAAAGATCCTTGAGGCTCAGCGCGCGGCCGGGCTTATCGATGAGCGCGAGTATTTTGAGGCGCGCCGCGGCTTTATCAATCTCGAGGCCGATGCGCAAGACATGCTTCTGAATAAGGAGCTCGAGCGTTACAAGCAGGAGAAGGTGACCAAGGACAACCGCCTGCAGGTCGAGAAAGGCATTGCCGACACCCAGGCCAAGCTCGATAAGTCCCGCCTGGATCGTGCGGTGGCGCTGGAACTGCTGGGTAAGCAAGAGACGACCGCCATCACTGCACAGGACGCTGCTCTAGCCGTTGCTGAGCGTTCTGCTGCCGCTTACCTGATGACACTGCAGCGCGGCTTCGATCGCAGTGTGGATGCCGTGGGCTGGGGTAGCGAGCGCCGCAACGTGGAAGGTGGACGCCAGCAGATTGAGGACCGCTACGGTCAGCAGCGCATGGATCTCGATAACCAGCGCGCAGATGCAGAGTTCAAGGCTGGCGGGGAGTTGAATGCCGAGCAGGTGAAGTATTACGAGGGCCGCCAGGCAATCATCGACAAGTATGAGGCGCTGGCGCTGGACTCCTATGGCAGCGGGGTGCGGCGCCGCCTTGAGGCAGAGGGCAACTGGCTCAACGGCGTCAGTCGTGCATTTCAGGACTACAGCAGCTCGGCTGCCAATGTGGCCCAGCAGTCGGCCGATATGTTCGGCAATGCCTTCAAGGGTATGGAGGATGCACTGACCAGCTTTGTCATGACAGGTAAGGCTGACTTCAAGAGCTTGGCCAACTCGATCATCGCTGACATCGTGCGAACGCAAGTACGAGCACAGGCGTCTGGGTTGTTTGGCTCTCTGGTGAATGGAATTACGGGCCTGTTCGGTGGCTCGCCTAGCAGTGCTGGCGCGTCCGCCACCAGCATCCTGAATAGCGGCATTGGTTTCGGCTCCCTGGCTGGCGGTCGCGCCACCGGCGGTGGTGTGTTGCCACGCTCCATTTATGAGGTGAATGAGCGCGATGTGCCTGAGGTGGCGAGCTTCGGCGGCAAACAGTACTTGATGACGGCGGACCAGCCGGGCAGCGTCACGCCGCTCGCGCAGGCCACCACAGCCATGCCGGCACGCGCACTGGCGGCTCAGGCTTCTGGCGGAGCATCCGCTGTGCAGGTGCAGGTATACGTCGATGCAAATTCTGGCTCTGGTCAAGTTCAAGCGTCTGCATCCGGATCCGGAAATGAGTCCATGGCGCAGCTTGGCAAGTTGTTGGGCAATGCAGTCAAGGAGCAGCTGACGCGCGAAATGAGACCGGGTGGCTTGCTCTGGTCTCAACGGAACGGGAGGGCATAG
- a CDS encoding phage tail protein — MKELIWRPQGSAEPQVTHRTLKAQFGDGYAQRAGDGINTRKEVWPLTFIGSKAEIKAIADFFDEHAGYKAFRWRGKTFVAPQGYTLREGAFVWTLKVTIEEEPRP; from the coding sequence GTGAAGGAGCTCATATGGCGCCCACAGGGCAGCGCAGAGCCGCAGGTGACGCACCGCACACTCAAGGCGCAATTCGGTGACGGATATGCCCAGCGCGCGGGCGACGGCATCAACACCCGCAAGGAAGTTTGGCCGCTGACCTTCATCGGCAGCAAGGCCGAGATCAAGGCCATCGCGGATTTCTTTGATGAGCACGCAGGCTACAAGGCCTTCCGCTGGCGCGGAAAGACCTTTGTGGCCCCGCAGGGCTACACACTGCGCGAAGGCGCATTCGTGTGGACGCTGAAAGTGACCATCGAAGAA